The Streptomyces sp. NBC_00510 genomic interval ACCAGGCCGCCGGGGGTGGCCGTGTAACCGCGATCGCCGACGAAGACGTCGTCGACGCCCCACCACCAGGCGAACTCGGTGACGAAGTGGAAGCGCACGCGGACGTCCCGCTTGCCGGCGAAGTCGTCGAGCGGGATCTCGACCTTGGCGTGGTCCGCGAAGCCTGCCGTCGCCGACCACAGGGACTTCCATGTGGCGCCGTCGTCGGAGCTGGCGTCGACCGAGACCGCGCTGCCGTCGGACACCCAGTACATCGCGTCGAAGGCCAGTTCGGGATCGGACGCGTCGGTCAGGTCGTAGGCGGGGCTGATCAGCTGTGTGTCGTAGGGCGATCCGATGGTGGGGTTGTCGGCGATGGCGAAGGCTCCGTCGCCGCCGGTCTGGTTGCCACGGCCGCCGGGGTCGTCGAAGGTCCAGCCGCCCGCGCTGCCGTCGGCGTTGACGACGCGCCAGCCCTGCGGGGCGGAGTCGGTGGACGCGAAGTGCTCGGTGGCGCCGTCCAGGTGCACGGCGTAGCCGGGTGCGGTGGCCTTCCAGGAGTCGGCCCGCAGGGACAGGTCGAGGGAGTGCGGCGCGTCGGTGACGGTGAGGGACCTGGTCGCCGTCGTGTAGCCGGGCAGGGAAGCGTCGGCGTGGAGGGTGTAGTCGTGGCCCTCGGGAAGGCTGAGGGTGAAGGCACCGGTGGCCGGGTCGGTCCACACCGGGCCGCCGGGGACACCGTCCACGGTGATCTTGGCGTACAGCGGCCAGCCGTGACCGGAGCCGTCGGTGACCTTGCCGGAGACGGTCTGACTGGGGACCGGCTTCAGCGCGAAGTCCCGGGTGACGGTGCCGCCTTCGGTGACGTCGACGTCCTTGGCGGTGCTGCCGGCGTAGCCGTAGGCGTCGACGGTGACGTCGTAACCGCCCACCGGGAGGCCGAGGGAGTAACCGCCGTCGGCCCCGGTGCGCGTGACGTTGTCGGTTCCCGCGCTGACGGTGGCACCGGCGAGGGGCTTGCCGGTGACCTGGTCGGTCACGGTGCCGGCCAGCGTCCCGTGCGGGCCGGTGCGGAAGGCCCGCAGGCCGTCGGGGGTGCCGAGGCCCGTCGGGCCGTCGTATCCGGCGGCGCCGGAGCACAGGTAAGCCGGGGAGCAGGTGCCGTTGCTGCCGGCGGTGACGTCGTGGAACCCCGCGTCCGCCGCGTAGGGGTAGGAGTTGGGGTACGTGCCCGCTACGGGGGTGCCGGCGTTGGCGTAGACGGCGGCGATGATCGGCGAGCCGGCGCTGGTGCCGCCGAACTGCGCCCAGCCGCCGCCACCGTAGGTCTGGTACACCGCGACCGGGGTGGCGGGGTCGGCCACCGCGGCGACGTCGGCGACGGCACGGTTGGCACAGCCGCTGTCCTGCTGGAAGGCGGGCTTGGGCATGTAGAGCGAGCACCCGGACCCCGCGCCGTCCCAGACGGTCTCGGACCAGCCGCGACTGCTCCCGCTGTCGGCGGTCAGGGAGGTGCCGCCCACCGCGGTCACGTAGGACGACGCGGCCGGGTAGGAGACGCCGTAACCGAAGTCGCCCGAGGAGGCGACCATCGCGACGCCGGGGTGGTTGTAGTGGGCGTCCAGCACCGTCGTTTGGTAGGGGTCCTCACCGCTGCCGAAGCGGTAGTCGGTGCCGTAGGAGTTGGAGACGAACTTGGCGCCGAGCTCGACCGCCGTGTCGACGGCGGCGCCGAGGTCCTCGAAGCTCGGGGTGTCGGCCTCGACGAGCAGGATGTGGGCCTCGGGGGCGATCGCCGAGACCATGTCGAGGTCGAGGGAGATCTCCCCGGCCCAGTCCGGGTCGGGCTGCGGGTAGTCGGTGCCGCCGCGCTGGTCGACCTTCGTGAAGCAGCCGTTGTCGGCGGTGCAGGCGGGCAGGCCGTACTGCTCGCGGTAGACCGCCAGGTCGTCCTCGGCGGTCGGGTCGTCGAAGGCGTCGACGATGGCGATCGTCTGCCCCGCTCCGCCGCCCGCCGGGAGGTTGTAGGCCGAACGCAGGTCGGCCGGACCGAACCCGCCCGGCGCCGCGGTGGTCCGCAGGCCCTTGGACGGCTTCACATCGGTGCGGCGCAGGGCGTAGCAGGTGGCCTCGCCCTTCTTGGCGGCGCCGCACGCCGCTTCGTAGGGCGCGTCACCGCCCGCGGCAGCGGACGCTGTGGCGGTCGCGGCAGAGGGCGCCGCAGCCTGGGACGGTGTCTGGATGCCCAGGACGGCCAGCGCGGCGGTGACGATCACCGCCGACCAGGTGGACATCCGCCGCCGGAGCGGTGGACCGGATATGTGTGCTACGTGCAACGTCCGACTCCCCAGTGATCCCATGAAACGCCGACATATGAAGGTTCGACAGCGAACTTCTGCGGTCGCCGGGAGTCCATTAGCGGAGAGATCACGTATCCGTGTCAACGCCGAAAAGGCAGAAACGGGCCGCCATTTCGCGTTCTCCGGTGCGCTCGACGCGAATGTGTCCGGATTCCGGAGAGCGGGCGTGGATCAATGGCGCCATGCGTGACAGGTCGCACCATGAGGGTGGTTGACGCACGCATCGCCCGATTCCCGGTCTGCCGCCCTTATGCCGCCGCGGAGCCCGTCTGCCCTGCTTGCGCCTGACTGGCCCCAATGGCGCGACGTACCGGGGTATTCGCCAATATCCCACCCTTCCCGGTTTCCGTGCGCGGCCGGGCTCGGTTGTTACCGCTGGGCAAAATCGCGTCAATTCTGCACCCGTGATGTTTAATTCACCTGCGGGTGACCGCCCCGCACAACGGGACCGGAATTGCGGCCGGCCGTCTCACCGATCCCTGATCCGCGGGCGCGAGCCGGGTGAGCGATCATCGTGCGATGGAGATACGGACATGTGGCCGGTGCTCCCGGACACGGAACGGGATCAGTGGAACTACCTCCCCGGGCGGATCCTGGGGCCACTGCGCATGGACATGCACCGGGAAGATGTCATCGCGGCTCTGGCCGCGCACAGCTTCACCGCCAAGTCCGACGGATACAGCCCGGGGTGGGACCCCGTGCGCTTCGCCAAGGAAAGCGCCCCCCTGGGCCAGGCAGCGGTGGAGTGCTACTTCTACGCGGACGGAGAGCTGGCCTACGTCCAGGTCGACGGACGCGTCGGTCCGCAGGTGACCTGCGAGGGAATCCGGCTCATCGGCCGTGTCCCGTCGCAGCTCGCGCAGGAGATGGAAGCTCACGCGACCAGGCACGACATCGGCGTGCGCTACAGCCCCACAGGAGACTTCTCCTGCGACGGCTTCCAACTCGAACTCGGAGCCCAGCGCGTCGGCGACCGCGTCGTGTCCTGGGCCCTGTTCTTCGTCTCGGGAGACGACCACTCCAACACGCGCGACAACGCACCCAAAACGGTCTGGCACCGCTGGTAGACGGCACCGCGCTCACCTCGTCTCGTCGAACGCCTCGTAGAGTGCGGCCGGTTGACGGCCGGCCATCACCATTGGGAGAGGTTTCCGCCGGGGAACGACGAAGGGTGTGCCCACGACCGTGCGGTCGTGGGCACACCCTTCGCCATGGTGGGCTTGCCTACTTCTTGAAGCCGTAGTTCATCAGCTTCGTCGCGTCCGTGGCACGGCTGGTCGCCGAGGTGGAGGCGAGAACGGTCCCGATGACCGTCTTGCCGTTCCGGGTCGCGGCGAAGACCAGGCAGTACTTGGCAACCGCGCCGGAACCGGTCTTGACACCGATGGTTCCGGAGTAGCTCTTCAACAGCGTGTTGGTGTTGGTCCACGACATGTAGCGGTAGCCACCGCTCTTCGTGGTCACCTTCTGCTTGGTGGACGTCGTCTTCACGACGGACCGGAAGGTGGAGTACTTCATCGCGCTGCTGGCGAGCTTGGTCAGGTCGCGGGGAGTCGAGTAGTTCCCCCCGTTCCCGATGCCGTCGAACGAGTCGAAGTGGGTGTTCTTCAGACCCAGGCTCTTGGCAGTCGAGTTCATCTTGCCGATGAACGACTTGACCCGTGCGGCCCGCGTGGAGCCGCTGCCGAACTTGTCGGCGAGAGCGTAGGCCGCGTCGCACCCGGACGGGAGCATCAACCCGTACAGAAGCTGACGGACCGTCACCTTGTCGCCGACGATCAGGTGCGCCGAGGAGGCGCCCTTGGAGACGATGTAGTCGCTGTACGCCTTCTGAATCGTGACCTTGGCGTCAAGGTTCAGATTCGGCTGGGCCAGCACGACACGAGCGGTCATGATCTTGGTGGTGGAGCCGGTGGAACGGCGGGTGTCGGCGGCCTTCGAGTAGAGGGCCTTACCCGTCCCGTTGTTCATCACGAAGCCGCCCTTGGCGGTGATCGTGGGCACCGTAAGCGTCGCGGCCTGGGCCGGGACGGTGAGTGCTGCGGCGGACAACACTGCTCCCGCAGTGATGGTCACCGCAGACACGCGGGATGTGATCTTTATGCCGTTTTTCAAAGTGTATACCCCAAATGTTCCTATGGGTTGACGGCATGACGAAGCCGCCAGCCCATAGGACTCCCGAGGGGCGCAAAGGGATGCACATCCCGCCGAGAATTTTTCGAGTTCTCACGCGATTCATTCGGGCATAAGCACCGAATCGGCCCTGTACGGGGGATTTCGGGCCGGTGCGGCGCGACGTCGGCCCCGCCACGCGCTCTCCCCCATCCAGACCCACGGCGGGACCGGCGTGCGAATGCGCGACGGCCGGCGCCCGGGGCCGCGCACCACCCCGGGGCCGCTCCGCCAAGATCCGCTCAACCAGCCACCCGGCCAGCAGAAGCGATGTCTAATGGCCCCGCAGTGAATGGATTCATTCGCCATCGCCGGGAGTTGATGGCGCATCACCGTCCAGATGGGATCAATTACTTGCACATATCAAGAAAGCTCATGCGCTTCGGACGGCACAGACTCACCGCGGGCCTGACGGTACTGAGCCTGTCGCTGCTCACCCTGCTGGGGACGCAGGCATCAGCCGCCGCACAGACGCCGACGGGTACGACACGAGAGGTCGCGGGCACCGGCAAGGACAACGGGCTGTCCATGGAGCCCTCCTGCTCCACACCCAAGAAGAACGAGTTCGCGTGCTTCGCCCTGCGCCGCACGGACCTCGCGACCGCCAGGCGGTCGTCGGAACCGGCCGGGTACGGCCCCAGCGATCTGCGAGGCGCCTACGACCTCCCGTCCAACGGCGGCGCCGGCCAGACCGTCGCCGTGGTCGCCGCGTACGACGACCCGACCGCCGAGCAGGACTTAGCGGTGTACCGGCAGCAGTACGGGCTGCCGGCCTGCACCACCGGCAACGGCTGCTTCCGCAAGGTCGACCAGCGCGGCGGCACCGACTACCCGCAGCCCGATCCCGAGTGGGCCGGGGAGATCTCGCTGGACCTGGACATGGTCTCGGCCGTGGCCCCGAACGCGCACATCCTGCTCGTCGAAGCCGACAGCGCCGACCGCGAAAACCTCGGCGCAGCCGTCGACCAGGCCGTCGCGCTCGGCGCCAAGTTCGTCTCCAACTCCTACGGCTCCTACTACGACAGTTACCCCGGGGGCGGTGAGGACCCCGCCGAGACCACCGACACGCACTACGACCACCCCGGCGTCGCCATGGTCGTCGCCTCGGGAGACCTGAACTACGGGGTCCCCTATCCCGCCGCCTCCCCCTACGTCACCTCGGTCGGCGGCACCTCCCTGGCCCGTGACCCGAACAGTCCCCGCGGATGGTCGGAGTCGGTCTGGAGCAACGGCAACAGCGGCACCGGCTCGGGCTGCTCCGCCTACCAGGCGAAACCGGCCTTCCAGAAGGACACCGGCTGCCCGCGGCGCACCGTCGCGGACGTCTCGGCCGTCGCCGACCCCGCCACCGGGGTGGCGGTCTACCAGACCTACGGGCAGACCGGCTGGCAGGTCTACGGAGGGACCAGCGCGGCCACGCCGATCATCGCCGGGGTCTACGCGGCCGCCGGAACGCCGGCGGCCGACAGCTACCCCAACTCCTACCCCTACGCCGCCGCCGGCGGCCTCAACGACGTGACCAGCGGGTCCAACGGCGAGTGCGACCCTGCCTACCTGTGCACCGCGGGGCAGGGATACGACGGACCCACCGGACTGGGCACGCCCCGGGGCCTCGGCGCGTTCCGCGGCGGGCCGCGCGGGGAGGTCTCCGGGACGGTCACCGACTCCGGGACCGGCAAGCCGGTGGCCGGGGCGGCGATCTCGGGCGGTGACGTCGTGGTCCACTCCGACGCCTCGGGGGCCTACACGCTGTCCCTGCCGGCCGGGACCTACGACATCGGCGTCGAGGCCTTCGGGTACGCGACCGTGTCCACACCTGACGTCACGATCGACGACGGGGCCGCCCTGACGAGGGACTACGCACTCCAGACGGTGCCCAGCCGCACGGTCACGGGGAGGGTCACCGACGGTTCCGGTCACGGCTGGCCGCTCTACGCCAAGATCGTGGTGGACGGCTCGCCCGGCGGCCCGGTGTGGACCAACCCCGCGACCGGCGCGTACAGCGTCAAGCTCCCCCAGAACCGTGCGCACACCCTGCGGATCGCGGCCTCCCTCCCCGGCTACGAGGAAGTCACCCGGCGCCTCGCGGCAGGCACGACGGCGCAGAAGCTCGACATCCCGGTACCCGCCGACGTCTGGTCGGCCGGCGCCCCCGCCTATGCGCCGAAGCTGACCGGCCCGACGCAGGAGTTCACCTCGTCGGACTCCGCGCCCGAGGGCTGGTCGGTGGTCAACGCCGAGGGAACGCAGGGCGGCTGGGCGTTCGACGATCCCGGATCGCGTTCCAACACCACCGGCGGCGACGGCGGTTTCGCGGTGGTCGACAGCGACCACTACGGCTACCCGGCCACCCAGGACTCCAGCCTGGTCAGTCCGCGGTTCGACTTCACCGACGTCGCGGTCCCCGAGCTGGCCTTCGACACCGACCTCATGCCCTTCTTCGGTCAGACCGCCGACCTCGACGCCAGCATCGACAACGGCCTGACCTGGAAGAACATCCGGTCCCTCACCAACGACGCGGCCGGCCCGACACACCTCGAGGTGCCCCTGGCCGCGTACGCGGGCAAGCCCTCGGTCCGGCTGCGGTTCCACTACACCGCCTCCTACGCCCTGTGGTGGGCCGTGGACAACGTCTTCATCGGCGGCCGGGAACTCACCCCCACCCCGTCCGGCCTGATCACCGGAACCGTCACCGACGCCAACACCGGCACGGGGCTGGCATCCGCCACCGTCACCGATCGGGACCGGCCCGGCCTGAGCGCGATCACGGCGGCGACACCCGACGACCCGAACCGCGGCGACGGCTTCTTCACGCTCACCGCGCCGCCGGGCAAGCACGCCCTCACGGCATCGACGCCGCGCTACACCGAGCGGACCAAGACGGTCGCGGCACGCGCCGACACCGTCGTCACCTCGTCGTGGAAGCTCGCGGCGGGTCAACTGTCCCTGACGACCGGCCCGATCGAGGCGACTGCGGTCCTGGGCAAGAGCGCGACGCACAAACTGACCATCACCAACACCGGTGGCGCGCAGGCCACCTTGACGCTGGCGGAACGGGCGGGCTCCGGCGGCACCGACCAGGGCGCACCCCTCCATCGCGTCAACCGGCGTCTGCTCCCGTCATCCGGCGCCGACGGGCACTCCGCGCAGATCGACGGCCGCACCACGCGGACCGCCGGGCGCGCGGCCGCCTCCACCGCGGCCGGGCCCTCGGGTGACGCCTGGAGGCCCGTCGCCGACCTGCCCACGGCCATCATGGACAACGTCGTCGACACCTACGACGGCAAGGTCTACTCGGCCTACGGGTACGACGGGGAGGACGACACCGGCGACCTGTACCGTCTCACCCCGGACACAAGAACCTGGACCAAGCTCACCTCGTCCCCGCACCCGCGCCGCGCTCCCGCGCACGGCTTCATCGACGGCAAGTTCTACGCCGCGGGCGGCTGGGGCAGCAGCACGGGCGGTATCGACCCGGGCCTGGACATCTACGACCCGGTCCGCAACACCTGGACCAGCGGCGCGAAGGCGCCCAAGGCCTACGCCGGATCGGGCAGCACCGTCCTGGACGGAAAGCTGTACACGATCGGCGGTTGCGCGGCCACGAGCTGCGGCACGACCGACGCCTCCGTCTACGATCCCCAGGACGACCGCTGGTCCGAGATCGCCCCGTATCCGGAGCCCATCGCCTGGCAGTCCTGCGCCGCCATCGGAACCAGGATCTACTGCGCCGGCGGGGAGAGCGGAGGCGCCGTCGCCGTCTCCTCCGCGTACGTCTACAACCCTGCCACCGACAAGTGGTCGGACCTGCCCGACATGCCGAGCCCGCTGTGGGGGGCGGCGTACACCGCGGCGAACGGACTGCTGCTGATCTCCAGCGGAGTGACCGACGACAGTCAGCTGACGAACCAGGGCTTCGCCCTCGACCCCGCGACCGGCACGTGGAGCGTCCTGCCCAACGCCAACACCAGCACGTTCAGAAGCGGCGGCGCGACGGGCTTCTACAAGGTCGGCGGCACCGTCGAAGCCTACGAGCTCTCCCCCACCGCCACCGTCGAGCTCCTGCCCGGCTACGACCAGGCGGGACTGTCGGAGGTCACCTGGCTCGGCGAGTCCGCCAAGAAGATCACGCTGTCCCCCGGTCAGAAGACGGTCCTCACGCTCACCTTCGACACCGCGAAACTGGAGGTCGCGCAGCCCGGCGACTACGGCGCCCGGCTGGCACTGTTCACCGACACCCCCTACGCGCTGCCCGACATCCCCGTGTCCCTGCACGTCGACCCGCCCAGGACATGGGGCGACATCAGCGGAACGATCCTCGGGGCGACCCCGGCAGGAGGCACGGCTCCCCTGGCGGGCGCGACCGTGCAGATCGACAGCTGGGCCGGCTCCTACACGCTGACGACGCGCGCGGACGGCACCTTCGGGCTGTGGCTCGACAGCCGTAACAATCCACTGACCGTCATCGTCGCCAAGGACGGCTACCGGCCGACCGTGGCCACCGTGCGGCTCAAGAAGGGAGCCACCGTCACCCACGACGTCACGTTGAAACGGGTATAGCGGCCACGGCCTCCCCGGGACGGCGGCGGCCGTACGGAGTCCAATGTGGGCTGCGTACGGCCGCCGCCATGGTCCACCCGGACGATCCGTCCGATCCCTTGGGCGCGCCGCGCCATCGCCCCGAGGGCCGTGGCGGGACGCTCGCCGTAGCCGCGACGGGTTCCTCCCGTCGACAGGCCGGGCGCCGTATCCCCGAGCACGGCGCCCGGCCATCGGTGCGGTCAGGCGACGGATGCATGGCTGCGGCCGTTCGGGGCAGCCGACTCAGTACGGCCGCGCCGCGACCATCCCACCCCCCGGTCGTCGGCGCGGCCGCCACATTATGCGAGCCGTACGGACGCCTCCCGGGCCCGCGCCGGTAAATGTCCGTCCCGCCCACCCGAGTGACGTATAGTGGACTCACCGACGCGGGGTGGAGCAGCTCGGTAGCTCGCTGGGCTCATAACCCAGAGGTCGCGTGGTTCAAATCCCGCCCCCGCTACGACATCCGGCCCCTGCCACATCATGTGGCAGGGGCCGTACTCGTGCGTCCCGCGGTTCCGCGCCCGGCGGTCGGTGGAGTCGGGGCCGCCGCGCCCCACCACCGGGGAGCCCTCGGAGCACGGGCGAGGCCGGCCGCTGGAGGGGGCCGGCCTCGCCCGTGCTCCGAGGTCACG includes:
- a CDS encoding carboxypeptidase regulatory-like domain-containing protein, producing MSTWSAVIVTAALAVLGIQTPSQAAAPSAATATASAAAGGDAPYEAACGAAKKGEATCYALRRTDVKPSKGLRTTAAPGGFGPADLRSAYNLPAGGGAGQTIAIVDAFDDPTAEDDLAVYREQYGLPACTADNGCFTKVDQRGGTDYPQPDPDWAGEISLDLDMVSAIAPEAHILLVEADTPSFEDLGAAVDTAVELGAKFVSNSYGTDYRFGSGEDPYQTTVLDAHYNHPGVAMVASSGDFGYGVSYPAASSYVTAVGGTSLTADSGSSRGWSETVWDGAGSGCSLYMPKPAFQQDSGCANRAVADVAAVADPATPVAVYQTYGGGGWAQFGGTSAGSPIIAAVYANAGTPVAGTYPNSYPYAADAGFHDVTAGSNGTCSPAYLCSGAAGYDGPTGLGTPDGLRAFRTGPHGTLAGTVTDQVTGKPLAGATVSAGTDNVTRTGADGGYSLGLPVGGYDVTVDAYGYAGSTAKDVDVTEGGTVTRDFALKPVPSQTVSGKVTDGSGHGWPLYAKITVDGVPGGPVWTDPATGAFTLSLPEGHDYTLHADASLPGYTTATRSLTVTDAPHSLDLSLRADSWKATAPGYAVHLDGATEHFASTDSAPQGWRVVNADGSAGGWTFDDPGGRGNQTGGDGAFAIADNPTIGSPYDTQLISPAYDLTDASDPELAFDAMYWVSDGSAVSVDASSDDGATWKSLWSATAGFADHAKVEIPLDDFAGKRDVRVRFHFVTEFAWWWGVDDVFVGDRGYTATPGGLVTGTVTDANTGEGLVGAGVTVKGEPGATATSVATPEDPALGDGLYLMFSPGLGKHEVSAARPRYTELTKTVNIAADSAVTASYKLKAGQLTVTPDSVGATLAWGKSATRNMTVKNTGGAPVTVTVGERAGGFQSQALGSGAPLQTVKGHFSPHASKKGSAPTGAKRAAAPSGGAWQTGPNLPETVLGNAVGTYEGKVYSAFGYTGFDVTNAMYVLDPVVGSWSQVASAADRREAPSGQFVDGKFYTVGGWLPDNTTDPKLEIYDPVADRWSTGAPTPAAYAGQGNAALDGKIYTVGGCDDRCGTAEAYAYDPDTDTWSRIADYPERVAWESCGGVNGKLYCAGGNADGLGESKHAYVYDPAADTWTSLPDLPIPLWSSSSTAANDQLVISSGISHEALTNQGFAYDPQAGAWTALPNANVATYRGGAALGVYKIGGGSEPYTPSNTVELLPGYDQGGTSDVPWLRTSTQHFTLQPGASTTVTVTLDASVPEVAQPGDFTAQLALDNDSPYGMRKVPVSLHVDPPKTWGKITGTVRGIQSDGTTKPLAGATVEIGSWAADYSLRTAADGTYSLWLDSRNNPLEVIVAKDGYRPVATTVKIKKGATVTSDFTLKKQ
- a CDS encoding D-alanyl-D-alanine carboxypeptidase, coding for MKNGIKITSRVSAVTITAGAVLSAAALTVPAQAATLTVPTITAKGGFVMNNGTGKALYSKAADTRRSTGSTTKIMTARVVLAQPNLNLDAKVTIQKAYSDYIVSKGASSAHLIVGDKVTVRQLLYGLMLPSGCDAAYALADKFGSGSTRAARVKSFIGKMNSTAKSLGLKNTHFDSFDGIGNGGNYSTPRDLTKLASSAMKYSTFRSVVKTTSTKQKVTTKSGGYRYMSWTNTNTLLKSYSGTIGVKTGSGAVAKYCLVFAATRNGKTVIGTVLASTSATSRATDATKLMNYGFKK
- a CDS encoding carboxypeptidase regulatory-like domain-containing protein, translating into MEPSCSTPKKNEFACFALRRTDLATARRSSEPAGYGPSDLRGAYDLPSNGGAGQTVAVVAAYDDPTAEQDLAVYRQQYGLPACTTGNGCFRKVDQRGGTDYPQPDPEWAGEISLDLDMVSAVAPNAHILLVEADSADRENLGAAVDQAVALGAKFVSNSYGSYYDSYPGGGEDPAETTDTHYDHPGVAMVVASGDLNYGVPYPAASPYVTSVGGTSLARDPNSPRGWSESVWSNGNSGTGSGCSAYQAKPAFQKDTGCPRRTVADVSAVADPATGVAVYQTYGQTGWQVYGGTSAATPIIAGVYAAAGTPAADSYPNSYPYAAAGGLNDVTSGSNGECDPAYLCTAGQGYDGPTGLGTPRGLGAFRGGPRGEVSGTVTDSGTGKPVAGAAISGGDVVVHSDASGAYTLSLPAGTYDIGVEAFGYATVSTPDVTIDDGAALTRDYALQTVPSRTVTGRVTDGSGHGWPLYAKIVVDGSPGGPVWTNPATGAYSVKLPQNRAHTLRIAASLPGYEEVTRRLAAGTTAQKLDIPVPADVWSAGAPAYAPKLTGPTQEFTSSDSAPEGWSVVNAEGTQGGWAFDDPGSRSNTTGGDGGFAVVDSDHYGYPATQDSSLVSPRFDFTDVAVPELAFDTDLMPFFGQTADLDASIDNGLTWKNIRSLTNDAAGPTHLEVPLAAYAGKPSVRLRFHYTASYALWWAVDNVFIGGRELTPTPSGLITGTVTDANTGTGLASATVTDRDRPGLSAITAATPDDPNRGDGFFTLTAPPGKHALTASTPRYTERTKTVAARADTVVTSSWKLAAGQLSLTTGPIEATAVLGKSATHKLTITNTGGAQATLTLAERAGSGGTDQGAPLHRVNRRLLPSSGADGHSAQIDGRTTRTAGRAAASTAAGPSGDAWRPVADLPTAIMDNVVDTYDGKVYSAYGYDGEDDTGDLYRLTPDTRTWTKLTSSPHPRRAPAHGFIDGKFYAAGGWGSSTGGIDPGLDIYDPVRNTWTSGAKAPKAYAGSGSTVLDGKLYTIGGCAATSCGTTDASVYDPQDDRWSEIAPYPEPIAWQSCAAIGTRIYCAGGESGGAVAVSSAYVYNPATDKWSDLPDMPSPLWGAAYTAANGLLLISSGVTDDSQLTNQGFALDPATGTWSVLPNANTSTFRSGGATGFYKVGGTVEAYELSPTATVELLPGYDQAGLSEVTWLGESAKKITLSPGQKTVLTLTFDTAKLEVAQPGDYGARLALFTDTPYALPDIPVSLHVDPPRTWGDISGTILGATPAGGTAPLAGATVQIDSWAGSYTLTTRADGTFGLWLDSRNNPLTVIVAKDGYRPTVATVRLKKGATVTHDVTLKRV